The following are encoded together in the Juglans microcarpa x Juglans regia isolate MS1-56 chromosome 2D, Jm3101_v1.0, whole genome shotgun sequence genome:
- the LOC121250975 gene encoding calcium-binding protein PBP1-like → MAGTGKGAVFEDLLPLMADKLGGEGLMKELCSGFQLLMDKDKGVITLDSLRRNSKLLGLQDLKEDELVSMMKEGDFDGDGALNQMEFCVLMFRLSPELMEESWFLLEEAMEGELKNNNARY, encoded by the coding sequence ATGGCAGGAACTGGAAAGGGGGCTGTTTTTGAGGATCTGCTGCCTTTAATGGCTGACAAACTGGGTGGTGAGGGGCTGATGAAGGAGCTTTGTAGTGGGTTTCAATTGCTGATGGACAAGGACAAGGGGGTGATCACTTTAGACAGCCTCAGGAGGAACTCCAAGCTTCTCGGTTTGCAAGACTTAAAGGAGGACGAGCTTGTGAGCATGATGAAGGAGGGCGATTTTGACGGTGATGGCGCGTTGAATCAGATGGAGTTCTGTGTCTTAATGTTCAGACTGAGCCCTGAGTTGATGGAGGAGTCTTGGTTCTTGCTTGAGGAGGCCATGGAAGGGGAGCTTAAGAACAATAACGCTAGATATTGA